The Georgenia sp. TF02-10 genome window below encodes:
- a CDS encoding M23 family metallopeptidase, producing the protein MIAPRTLLTLLAAAAAAALAVAVAASSRSPARCARSGPPAAGAALAGPAGPAAVAQPAPPGPGPGGPEASGRRAPRYRWPTGEEAALVRDFAPPAERWLAGHRGVDLEAAEGSAVLAAGDGVVAFAGMVAGRPVVSVDHPDGIRTTYEPVEPAVVAGQRVRAGETLGHLVAGHCPVWTLTTCLHFGARTGRDTYLDPMRLLGARAVVRLLPPDLDLVAR; encoded by the coding sequence ATGATCGCTCCGCGCACGCTCCTGACCCTGCTCGCCGCCGCCGCGGCCGCCGCGCTGGCGGTGGCCGTCGCGGCCTCGTCCCGGAGCCCTGCGCGATGCGCACGATCAGGCCCGCCGGCCGCCGGCGCGGCGCTCGCCGGCCCGGCCGGCCCCGCCGCCGTGGCCCAGCCCGCACCGCCCGGCCCGGGCCCGGGCGGCCCGGAGGCGTCCGGGCGTCGCGCGCCGCGCTACCGGTGGCCCACCGGCGAGGAGGCGGCCCTGGTGCGGGACTTCGCCCCGCCGGCCGAGCGGTGGCTCGCCGGGCACCGCGGCGTCGACCTGGAGGCGGCGGAGGGCTCGGCGGTGCTCGCGGCCGGCGACGGCGTGGTCGCGTTCGCCGGCATGGTCGCCGGCCGGCCGGTGGTCTCGGTGGACCACCCCGACGGGATCCGCACCACCTACGAGCCGGTCGAGCCGGCCGTCGTCGCCGGGCAGCGGGTGAGGGCGGGCGAGACGCTCGGGCACCTGGTGGCCGGGCACTGCCCGGTGTGGACGCTGACCACCTGCCTGCACTTCGGGGCCCGCACCGGGCGGGACACCTACCTGGACCCGATGCGGCTGCTCGGCGCCCGGGCGGTGGTCCGGCTGCTGCCCCCGGACCTGGACCTGGTCGCGCGATAA
- the rpsB gene encoding 30S ribosomal protein S2, which yields MAVVTMRQLLESGVHFGHQTRRWNPKMKRFIFTERNGIYIIDLQQSLRDIDRAYEFVKETVAHGGTILFVGTKKQAQEAIAEQAQRVGMPYVNQRWLGGMLTNFGTVHKRLQRLKELEQVDFDDVAASGFTKKELLMQRREKEKLERTLGGIRDMAKVPSAVWVVDTKKEHLAVAEARKLNIPVVAILDTNCDPDEVDYRIPGNDDAIRAVALLTRVVADAAAEGLVKRHGGGETTGAPTAEEPLAEWERELLATHEAQQSETASVVAADAPDPGGEAAAHTAGSTHDADEVAAAAEAGDTVPPVVDGADADTTQVADNSVAAQDAQSAEQAEQA from the coding sequence ATGGCCGTCGTCACCATGCGCCAGCTCCTCGAGAGCGGCGTGCACTTCGGGCACCAGACCCGCCGGTGGAACCCCAAGATGAAGCGGTTCATCTTCACCGAGCGCAACGGCATCTACATCATCGACCTGCAGCAGTCGCTGCGGGACATCGACCGCGCCTACGAGTTCGTCAAGGAGACCGTCGCGCACGGCGGCACCATCCTGTTCGTCGGCACCAAGAAGCAGGCCCAGGAGGCCATCGCCGAGCAGGCCCAGCGGGTGGGCATGCCCTACGTCAACCAGCGCTGGCTGGGCGGGATGCTGACCAACTTCGGCACCGTGCACAAGCGCCTGCAGCGGCTCAAGGAGCTCGAGCAGGTCGACTTCGACGACGTCGCCGCCTCCGGCTTCACCAAGAAGGAGCTGCTTATGCAGCGCCGGGAGAAGGAGAAGCTCGAGCGCACCCTCGGCGGGATCCGGGACATGGCCAAGGTGCCCTCCGCGGTCTGGGTGGTGGACACCAAGAAGGAGCACCTCGCCGTCGCCGAGGCCCGCAAGCTGAACATCCCGGTCGTGGCGATCCTGGACACCAACTGCGACCCGGACGAGGTGGACTACCGCATCCCGGGCAACGACGACGCCATCCGCGCCGTCGCCCTGCTCACCCGGGTGGTCGCCGACGCCGCCGCCGAGGGCCTGGTCAAGCGGCACGGCGGCGGGGAGACCACCGGCGCGCCGACGGCCGAGGAGCCGCTGGCCGAGTGGGAGCGCGAGCTGCTCGCCACCCACGAGGCGCAGCAGAGCGAGACCGCCTCCGTCGTCGCCGCCGACGCCCCCGACCCCGGCGGGGAGGCCGCCGCGCACACCGCCGGGTCGACGCACGACGCCGACGAGGTCGCCGCGGCGGCCGAGGCCGGGGACACCGTCCCGCCGGTCGTCGACGGCGCGGACGCCGACACCACCCAGGTGGCGGACAACTCCGTCGCCGCCCAGGACGCGCAGTCCGCCGAGCAGGCCGAGCAGGCCTGA
- the tsf gene encoding translation elongation factor Ts, with protein MANYTAADIRTLRERTGAGMLDVKRALEEADGDQDRAQEIIRVKGLKGVAKREGRAAAEGLVAIDVVPTPDGEGETGVMVEVNSETDFVAKNQTFISFADRVLAAAVASGARDVDALLAADSDGVGVQSVVDDVAATLGEKIQVRRLARVSGQKVASYLHRTAKDLPPAVGVLVATDAAGADVAHDVALHVAAYSPTYLSREEVPAETVADERRIAEDTARNEGKPEGALPKIIEGRLNGFFKENCLLDQAFAKDPKKTVGQVVREAGGTVTGFARFRVGA; from the coding sequence ATGGCGAACTACACCGCCGCTGACATCAGGACCCTGCGCGAGAGGACCGGCGCGGGCATGCTCGACGTGAAGCGGGCCCTCGAGGAGGCCGACGGCGACCAGGACCGGGCGCAGGAGATCATCCGCGTCAAGGGCCTCAAGGGCGTCGCCAAGCGCGAGGGCCGCGCCGCCGCCGAGGGCCTCGTCGCGATCGACGTCGTGCCCACCCCGGACGGGGAGGGCGAGACCGGGGTGATGGTCGAGGTCAACTCCGAGACGGACTTCGTCGCGAAGAACCAGACCTTCATCTCCTTCGCCGACCGGGTCCTCGCCGCCGCCGTCGCCTCCGGCGCGCGGGACGTCGACGCGCTGCTCGCCGCCGACTCCGACGGCGTCGGCGTGCAGTCCGTCGTCGACGACGTCGCCGCGACCCTGGGCGAGAAGATTCAGGTCCGCCGCCTCGCCCGGGTCTCCGGGCAGAAGGTGGCCAGCTACCTGCACCGCACCGCCAAGGACCTGCCCCCGGCGGTCGGGGTGCTGGTCGCCACCGACGCGGCCGGCGCGGACGTGGCCCACGACGTGGCCCTGCACGTCGCGGCCTACTCCCCGACCTACCTCTCCCGGGAGGAGGTGCCCGCCGAGACGGTCGCCGACGAGCGCCGCATCGCCGAGGACACCGCCCGCAACGAGGGCAAGCCGGAGGGCGCGCTGCCCAAGATCATCGAGGGCCGGCTGAACGGCTTCTTCAAGGAGAACTGCCTGCTGGACCAGGCGTTCGCCAAGGACCCGAAGAAGACCGTCGGCCAGGTCGTCCGCGAGGCGGGCGGCACGGTCACCGGCTTCGCCCGGTTCCGCGTCGGGGCCTGA
- the pyrH gene encoding UMP kinase encodes MTDQRNPDRRRRVLLKLSGEVFGGGKVGLDADVVAAVAREIAEAVTTGVEVAVVVGGGNFFRGAELSQRGIDRSRADYMGMLGTVMNALALQDFLEQAGVRTRVQTAITMGQVAEPYIPLRAIRHLEKGRVVVFGAGAGMPFFSTDTVAAQRALETHCTELLVGKNGVDGVYTADPRLDPTATRLDHLTYAEAISKGLRVVDAAAFSLCQENGLTMRVFGMAAPGNVARALRGERIGTLVTAHQNQGVTP; translated from the coding sequence ATGACCGACCAGCGCAACCCCGACCGCCGGCGCCGGGTGCTCCTGAAGCTCTCCGGGGAGGTCTTCGGCGGCGGCAAGGTAGGGCTGGACGCCGACGTCGTCGCCGCCGTGGCCCGGGAGATCGCCGAGGCCGTGACCACCGGCGTGGAGGTCGCCGTCGTCGTCGGCGGGGGGAACTTCTTCCGCGGCGCCGAGCTCTCCCAGCGCGGCATCGACCGCTCCCGGGCGGACTACATGGGCATGCTCGGCACGGTCATGAACGCCCTGGCCCTGCAGGACTTCCTCGAGCAGGCCGGGGTGCGCACCCGGGTGCAGACCGCCATCACCATGGGCCAGGTCGCCGAGCCGTACATCCCGCTGCGCGCCATCCGGCACCTGGAGAAGGGCCGCGTCGTCGTGTTCGGCGCCGGCGCCGGGATGCCGTTCTTCTCCACCGACACCGTCGCCGCCCAGCGGGCCCTGGAGACCCACTGCACCGAGCTGCTGGTCGGGAAGAACGGCGTCGACGGCGTCTACACCGCCGACCCGCGGCTGGACCCCACCGCCACCCGGCTGGACCACCTCACCTACGCCGAGGCGATCAGCAAGGGCCTGCGGGTGGTCGACGCCGCCGCGTTCAGCCTGTGCCAGGAGAACGGCCTGACCATGCGCGTCTTCGGCATGGCCGCCCCGGGCAACGTGGCCCGCGCGCTGCGGGGTGAGAGGATCGGGACGCTCGTGACCGCCCACCAGAACCAAGGAGTGACGCCGTGA
- the frr gene encoding ribosome recycling factor, whose protein sequence is MIDDALLEAEEKMDRAVEVAREEMGHIRTGRANAGMFNPILVDYYGAPTPLQQLAGITIPEARTVLVTPYDRSSTQAIVKALRESDLGVNPTDDGHVIRVVLPALTQERRRDYVRLAKARGEEARIAIRAVRRRAKEELDRIARDGDAGQDEVDRAEKELEALTRRHVDVVEKILDAKETELLEV, encoded by the coding sequence GTGATCGACGACGCCCTGCTCGAGGCCGAGGAGAAGATGGACCGGGCCGTGGAGGTGGCCCGGGAGGAGATGGGCCACATCCGCACCGGCCGGGCCAACGCCGGCATGTTCAACCCCATCCTCGTCGACTACTACGGCGCCCCCACCCCGCTCCAGCAGCTCGCCGGGATCACCATCCCCGAGGCCCGCACCGTCCTGGTCACCCCCTACGACCGCTCCTCCACCCAGGCCATCGTCAAGGCGCTGCGCGAGTCCGACCTCGGCGTCAACCCCACCGACGACGGCCACGTCATCCGCGTCGTCCTGCCGGCCCTGACCCAGGAGCGGCGCCGGGACTACGTCCGGCTCGCCAAGGCCCGCGGCGAGGAGGCCCGCATCGCCATCCGCGCAGTGCGCCGCCGCGCCAAGGAGGAGCTCGACCGCATCGCCCGGGACGGCGACGCCGGCCAGGACGAGGTGGACCGCGCCGAGAAGGAGCTCGAGGCGCTGACCCGCCGACACGTGGACGTCGTCGAGAAGATCCTCGACGCCAAGGAGACCGAGCTGCTCGAGGTCTGA
- a CDS encoding phosphatidate cytidylyltransferase has translation MTAPPDPPEPLPGAVQRLREARRRARSALVEPAPPTPRDPVPPPGRAGRNLPAAVGVGLVLLALVAATLFVRREAFVALVVLATGGALWELARAVAQRGIAVPLPPLWVGAVGIAVAAWVGGAPAMLMAFVLTAGGVFLWRVLDGGGLAAVRDAAAGIFAAAYVPYLAGFAVLLLRMEDGAWLVATFLLVAIANDTGGYAAGVLLGRTPMAPSISPKKSWEGLAGSVLLAAAVGVVLTTAALALPWWVGAGLGVAAVAAATTGDLAESLLKRDLGLKDMGSLLPGHGGIMDRLDSMLASAPVCYVILGAATGGLTF, from the coding sequence GTGACCGCGCCGCCCGACCCGCCCGAGCCCCTCCCCGGCGCCGTCCAGCGCCTGCGCGAGGCCCGCCGTCGTGCCCGCTCGGCGCTCGTCGAGCCGGCCCCGCCCACCCCGCGGGACCCGGTCCCGCCGCCGGGCCGGGCCGGGCGCAACCTGCCCGCCGCGGTCGGCGTCGGCCTGGTCCTGCTCGCCCTGGTCGCGGCCACCCTGTTCGTCCGCCGCGAGGCCTTCGTCGCCCTCGTCGTGCTGGCCACCGGCGGGGCGCTGTGGGAGCTGGCCCGCGCCGTCGCCCAGCGCGGCATCGCCGTGCCGCTGCCCCCGCTGTGGGTGGGCGCGGTGGGCATCGCGGTCGCCGCCTGGGTCGGCGGCGCCCCGGCCATGCTGATGGCCTTCGTCCTCACCGCCGGCGGGGTGTTCCTCTGGCGGGTGCTCGACGGCGGGGGGCTGGCCGCCGTCCGGGACGCCGCGGCCGGGATCTTCGCCGCCGCCTACGTGCCCTACCTGGCCGGGTTCGCGGTGCTGCTGCTGCGGATGGAGGACGGGGCGTGGCTGGTGGCCACCTTCCTGCTGGTCGCCATCGCTAACGACACCGGCGGGTACGCCGCCGGGGTCCTCCTCGGCCGGACGCCGATGGCGCCGTCGATCAGCCCGAAGAAGTCCTGGGAGGGGCTGGCCGGGTCGGTGCTGCTGGCCGCCGCCGTCGGCGTGGTCCTGACGACGGCGGCCCTGGCGCTGCCGTGGTGGGTCGGCGCCGGGCTGGGGGTGGCCGCCGTCGCCGCCGCGACCACCGGGGACCTGGCCGAGTCGCTGCTCAAGCGGGACCTGGGGCTGAAGGACATGGGGTCGCTGCTGCCCGGGCACGGGGGGATCATGGACCGGCTGGACTCGATGCTGGCGTCCGCGCCGGTGTGCTACGTCATCCTCGGGGCGGCGACCGGCGGGCTGACCTTCTGA
- the rlmN gene encoding 23S rRNA (adenine(2503)-C(2))-methyltransferase RlmN has protein sequence MEHTTAPVQVRPAHEAGPGPRPTLSFTARRRGKPPRHLADLTPAERAGAVAELGLPAFRADQLARHYFGHLTRDPDRMTDLPAADRAALAGALLPDLVTRVRDLTADGGTTVKSLWRLHDAAMVESVLMRYPGRTTLCVSSQAGCGMACPFCATGQQGLTRNLSTAEIVEQVRLAARACRDGDLAGGPTRLRNVVFMGMGEPLANYRAVLGAVRAIVAPAPAGLGLSARNVTVSTVGLVPAIDRLAAEGLPVTLAVSLHAPDDALRDELIPINSRWKVGELLDAAHRYFTATGRRVSIEYALIKDMNDHAWRAQLLADELLARGRGWVHVNPIPLNPTPGSIWTASEPAVAAEFVATLRRAGIPTTVRDTRGSDIDGACGQLAAEVLVAPGQERR, from the coding sequence ATGGAGCACACCACCGCGCCGGTCCAGGTCCGGCCCGCCCACGAGGCCGGCCCGGGCCCGCGGCCCACGCTGTCCTTCACCGCCCGCCGGCGCGGGAAGCCGCCCCGGCACCTGGCCGACCTCACCCCCGCCGAGCGGGCCGGCGCCGTCGCCGAGCTCGGGCTGCCGGCCTTCCGGGCCGACCAGCTCGCCCGGCACTACTTCGGCCACCTCACCCGGGACCCGGACCGGATGACCGACCTGCCGGCCGCGGACCGGGCCGCCCTCGCCGGCGCGCTGCTGCCGGACCTGGTCACCCGGGTCCGGGACCTCACCGCCGACGGCGGCACCACGGTGAAGTCGCTGTGGCGGCTGCACGACGCCGCGATGGTGGAGTCGGTGCTCATGCGCTACCCCGGGCGGACCACCCTGTGCGTGTCCTCCCAGGCCGGCTGCGGGATGGCCTGCCCGTTCTGCGCCACCGGCCAGCAGGGCCTGACCCGCAACCTGTCCACCGCCGAGATCGTCGAGCAGGTCCGCCTGGCCGCGCGGGCCTGCCGGGACGGGGACCTGGCCGGCGGCCCGACCCGGCTACGCAACGTCGTGTTCATGGGCATGGGCGAGCCGCTGGCCAACTACCGGGCCGTCCTCGGCGCCGTCCGGGCCATCGTCGCCCCCGCCCCGGCCGGGCTGGGGCTCTCCGCCCGCAACGTCACCGTCTCCACCGTCGGGCTGGTCCCCGCGATCGACCGGCTCGCCGCCGAGGGCCTGCCGGTCACCCTGGCGGTGTCCCTGCACGCCCCCGACGACGCCCTGCGGGACGAGCTGATCCCGATTAACTCCCGCTGGAAGGTCGGGGAGCTCCTCGACGCCGCGCACCGGTACTTCACCGCCACGGGGCGCCGGGTGAGCATCGAGTACGCCCTGATCAAGGACATGAACGACCACGCCTGGCGCGCCCAGCTGCTCGCCGACGAGCTCCTCGCCCGCGGCCGCGGCTGGGTGCACGTCAACCCCATCCCGCTCAACCCGACCCCCGGGTCGATCTGGACGGCGAGCGAGCCGGCGGTCGCGGCGGAGTTCGTCGCCACCCTGCGGCGCGCCGGGATCCCGACCACGGTGCGGGACACCCGGGGCAGCGACATCGACGGCGCGTGCGGGCAGCTGGCGGCGGAGGTCCTGGTGGCCCCGGGGCAGGAGCGCCGATGA